The Malaclemys terrapin pileata isolate rMalTer1 chromosome 2, rMalTer1.hap1, whole genome shotgun sequence nucleotide sequence gttcaaagcagactgcgaagcactacaaagggacctcacaaagcTGGGTGACAACAGGGCaacaacatggcagatgaaattcaaccttGACAGGTGCAAAGTAACACACactgggaaaaaataatcccGACTACACATTTATAATGATGGGTTCTCAATTAGCTGTCACCACTTAGAGAGATTTTGGAGTCTCCATGGATAGttcagctcaatgtgcagcaatggTCTAAAAGGCTAACAGAttcatgacctatgaaggaaggctgaaagaattgggtttgtttagtttggaaaagagaagactgagaggggacatgatagcagttttcaggtatctaaaagggtgtcataaggaggagggagaaaacttgttcaccttagcctctaaggatagaacaagaagcaatgggtttaaactgcagcaagggaggtctaggttggacattaggaaaaagttcgtaactgtcagggtggttaaacactggaataaattgcctagggaggttgtggaatctccgtctctggagatatttaagagtaggttagataaatgtctatcagggatggtctagacagtatttggtcctgccatgcgggcagggactggactctatgatctcttgaggtcccttccagttctagaatctatgaatctatgaattgttaGGGACTATTcggaaaggaatagaaaataaggCAGAACATTTCACATACCATTATGTAAGTGCCTGGTGCGCCCACACCTGCTATACTGTGACCaattctggtcgccccatctcagaaaggacacaggggaactggaaaaggttcagagaagggcaacaaagatgatcaagggtatggaacagcttccatatgaggagagactaaaaagattagggctgtcgtcttagaaaagagacgactcgtggggatatgatagaggtctataaaatcatgactggtgtggaaaaaagtGTTATTTGCCCTTTCCCACACTACaaaaaccagggatcacccaataaaattaataggcagcaggtttaatacaaccaagaagtactttttcacataatgcacaattaacctgtggaactcattgccaggggatgttgtgaaggccaaaagtataactgggttaaaaaaagaattagataagttcatggaggacaggtcatagaatcatagaatatcagagttggaagggactcaggaggtcatctagtccaaccccctgctcaaagcaggaccaactcccaactaaatcatcccagccagggctttgtcaaggtccatcaatggctgttagccaggatgggcacggATGccaaaccatgctctgaagtgtccctatcctctgtttgccagaagatgggtgGATTACTCCAGCTGCCCTCTTCTTTACAGTTCCCTGAAGTTCTGGGGAGCCATTgtcaaaatttgttagtctctaaggtgccacaagtactcctgttcttcttattgtcagaagacaggatactggactagagggaccgttggtttgacccagtgtggccgctcttatgttcttaactactGACTTGTGGCTTATCCCTCCTCAatacatttttatgaaaaatgccCTCCTAGTTGGTTTGTTTTGCAACTTTTTTTCTGCAAATCATCATCGCTCTAGGTGATGCATGCAGTAGAAATGCCtagtcattcattcattcattcatgcaTTTATTCCAGTGCTCGCTCTCCTGGGGCAGCCAACAAACTCACCACCGTCCACCTGAACAAATATTCTCTTAAATATTCCTCTGCATTGCTGTAGAGCGGAGGTACTCTTGCTTTGTGGCTGCACCCCTTCTCCACAGGACTCACATAACAGCCCgcccccaaactcccgcccaACTGGGGCAAAAGTAACTCACCGAGCGGAGCAGGGGGCTCACCCGAGATCGGGGCAGGACCTGGCTGGCTACGTCTCCAGAGAAGCCCACGGCAGCACAGTGCAGGAGTAGACCAGGGCACCGTGTgcttcctcccccctgcccacagcctctAGCTCCTGCAGCCTCCGGAGGGTTTCAAATACATGGTGCTGGGGCCGGTCAGGCATGTGGGCCAGGCAGGACAGCCGCGGGGACAGTGCGCAAGGAGTTCCCAGCAGTccggagggggaggaagaggagagcagCAGGCTGCTGcctggatggggtggggctgcactccccctcccagcccgAGTGCTGGGGGCTTCCTGCGTGTTATTTTTCCACATTTAAAATCCAGGGTCCTGAGCTGTCAGACATTTCGGACCAGGCGTGGTGCGTACTCCCTGGAAAGCAGTGGAATGACTCATGGCAGTAAGCGCTACTCCCTGGAGTAAGTTGTTTGCAAGAGGaaacccttacacacacacagtgcttaCGTTCGGAGCTAGCGTAGCAGCCACAGCTCCACTGGCGCCAGGTGTAGCAGAGTGCGGCCGGGCCCcttggctcctgcctctgctgggTCCACAAAGTCACTCGGCGACCCTGGGGTTAGTAACCGCTGGTGCCGTTTATTTGCAGGCTTGTTCCCACCACCGTTTCACCATGTACAGTTGGCCCGTCACCATCTGCGGGCAGGAGGGAATCGCCACCTCGCTGCTTCCATTCCCtgtcttttctcttccttcccctgagGCTTTTATACAGCCCCAGGGTAATTGGGCGGCAGCTGTCTCTGCTTCCCCAGATAGGGCCAGGTTATCTCCAGCCAGCTCTCATGTATTCCCCTAAACGGGAGCTGGCGTGACAGAGGGTGTAGGCCCTGCCGGCCCTTTGCCCAGCGCCCTGTCACACCAGGGGGGTTATAATCACTCGCATCAGGGGTAACTGTCCCTTATTCCCACACACACTGTGACTGGGACAATTCTCAGTGGAACCCAGAAGTAGAACATTCAAAGTAACagaggggcagaggggtgggtggTGATGTGGGGTCCTACAGGGCAATGTACCGTGAGGGAGACAATACCAGGGATTAAAAGCCCCTGTTTATTCTCAGAGCAGGTACAGCCTGGACTGCAGCATTGCCagatccccaccaccacccctacCCATCTGCACCAGTTTAGAGCGGGTCATTGTTAGGTGAGCCCCTTAGACACCCCGCTTAGGACCTAGCAAAGACTCAGTTTCTCACTGTAAAAGCCAGGTCACCTGGCTGCGGCTAGCCCTAGAGGGACTAGCACAATTTAAATACACCCCCTTTTTTCTCAGTCTAGGCCctaagggggagaggggagtcacGTCTCCAGCGCCCACTCATTCCTTGGCCTCTCTCATGAGATGGGTAGGGGTTGCTGACGAGCATTCGCTGTGATGGTGGGTTTTATAATAGGGGCACCACTAGGTACCGGAAAGAGACGCTCCAGCCCACCCACACAGCGGCGTCTGTGCACCACTGTCCCAGGCCACGTTCACACTAGTGACCTGGCAGGCATGTTGCCCAGCGCCAGACAGTCCCCCTATGTGGGGCCACTGTATTCCCACGCCATGGATCACGTTGCCAGCCAGGCTTGGCTGATGGCGAGTAGGTCCCAGTCTGCGGCAGTCCAGGTGAGAACCCCCTCCCCGTTGAGTCCCATAGCCACGTGAGGCCTGGAAGGGGATGGCGCCATCTCACCCGCTTCTCTTCCTggtgagaggggtggggaggcCCAGGAGCTGCAGACAGCACCCACCCAGACTCCTGGTTTCCCTCCGATTTAGGGCACTGTCTCCCAAGTGGTTGCCATGGCACTAGCTGTCTAGGGTATCGGCCCTGAAGGATGCGGGGCAGCGCGATGGATACCCCTATGCTACGTAGAGGGCTGTATCTCTGTGTCCaatcgggggtggggagggagggcagcccGCTAAGCCGGCTCTCTGTGGTGGGAGAGCTGGGCGGGGTGGAGAGGCACGTTAGGCCTGGTCTCTGTGTCCCAGGAGGGCAGCCCCAGCTGGAGGGACGCCCCTGGGGGATGAGAAGGACTGGGCCGAGTGGAGAGATGCTCCCTCAGTGGGATGGGGGGGACACACCCAAAGCGGGGGACCCTCCTGAGGGGCAGGGAAACCCACCCTTGGGAGGGAGTAGGAAGAGTGGGGCTTGCAGAAGCAGGACCctccctgggaggggagtttTCACCTTGCCAGGGGGCACATTCACTAGGAGGAGGGGACCTTGTCACGGGGCCACAGAAGACTCTGAAGCCTGGGAGATGCAAAAGGAAACTAACTGGGTCTGCCTTGCGCTCTCAGCAGGTCATTCTGTTATGAAACGTGACCTCCCGCCACGGACCGAGCGAGGGGAGGAGCCGCCACGTTCCAGGGAATGGAGCGACGCAGAGGAAAAGGGGACTCCGCAAAGCTGCTTCTCAGGTGAGGGATCAGACCTGCTCCAGAAACGCTCAGGTGTAGGCCCAGCCGGCCCTAGCCAGCGGAAATGGGCTCACAGCTTGCTAGGGTGGAGTTTCATTTAAACACGAAGCTTTGAGGACTGCTCCACCGGTTCTTTCTTGGCGGATGCAGACAGGCAGAGAAGGAATGAAGCCAACATTCTACAAGCGCTTCAGGTTACAGGGTGTCTCTTCCGAGCGTCAGGTTTTTACCTCTTAGTCGTCACATCTTGGTGGGCTGAGCTCTCAAATGCCATTCAAAGATTTTGTTCACTTAGAGCTTATTGAATTTTTTGCTACAAAATTAGCACCTCGTTGGTTAATCTCGCTCTCAAATCCATCCTCCGTTTCTTCAAATGGTTCGTTATTCTCTGGGCAGTGGGGGCCTGTCATTTTCAGGCTGTTTGCCAACTGTCTGTTTCGATGATTTCTATTCATTATTAGTGCTTCTTATAGTGCTGTGTGGTTGGGCAAATTAAGACGCATGATATTGTGTGTGCTTCCTGACTGGGAGAATTGCAAATAAGAAATCAAGAATAGCATATGATTAAGATCACACGTTCTGGTACAGATTTTCCTACTCAATCttttctgtgaaaatgtttggAATTTAGGATAATTTTTACAATACAGCAGAATctcagaattacgaacaccagagttacgaactgaccagtcaaccacaccccGCAtatggaaccagaagtacacaatcaggcagcagcagagacataaAAAACCCCCCACCAAAGATCGTACAGTcatgtgttaaacgtaaactactaaaaaaataaagggaacgtttaaaagaaaagatttgacaaggcaaggaaactgtttctgtgcttgtttggttaaattaagatggttaaaagcagcatttttcttctgcatagtaaagtttcaaagctgcattcagtcaatgttcagttgtaaacttttgaaagaacaaccccaGTGCTCTGTTCAGAGTCACGAACATTTCAGTTACGAACAGCCTGCATTCCCGAGGGGTGCGTAACGCCGAGGTTCTGCTGTATGTGACCGTCATCTTAATCTTCATAGGTAAACAGTGGTATGACCCTATGGCTCATTGCAAACTGATGTGACctgacagcatttttttttaatctatatttCATACATGCCACCTAGTATTAACATAGTAAAGACGATCATGTGATCTGTAACCCGCAAATTCTAATCAATCATGGAAAGAATGGAAGCAGCATGTATAGTGAGAGTAAGGTCTCCTGAGTTGTGTTCCCAGCTTTCTGTCACTAACCTATTGTGTGACCTCTTgatctcactgtgcctcagtgagCCACTCTGTAAAACGGGTATGATACCAGCACTGCTTACCTACCTATCTCACAGCATGGGTTTGGGGGACTAGATAATgcctgtaaaatgctttgagatcctaacACAGAGGCAACATCCTGTTGGCATGATGACTTCCTACAAAAGTTCCAAATCTTTTAAACCTTGTAACTGTAGACATGGAGGTGGTACAAGGGGCCTATGACCAGTGCTGCTGTGAGACACACCTTCATGGGGTTACACTGGAAATCAGAAAGAGTTGATATTAGAAGTTTTACCTTCCCTTGCAATAATATTCTGAACTCTCGTCTCTGTGTTGTAGATGATGAGAACTTTACTATAAAATCAGAACCACCTGACCCCTTACCAGAGAGATCAGAAGAGAATCTCTCCATGTCTCCAGACTGgagaaacacctacaagatccAGCGCAAACCACAAAGGCAACAGATGTACCATGCAGGAGCCAAGCATGAGAAGGTAACTATAAAATTAGAGCCAAGTGAGTCCCCATCAGAAAAGTCTGAAGAAGATCTTTCCACGTCTTCAGACATCTACAGGATCCAGTGCAAACCAGAAAGGCAGCAGATGAACCCCACCGGAGCAGAGAATGAGAATCTTACTGTGAAACTAGACTCACCTGAACTATCACCTGAACAGTCCAAATACACTGTTCTTGAGTCTTCAGATTGGGACAGCACCTTCAGGATCCCTTGCAAATCAGGAAGGCAGCCGGTGAGCCCCATTGAAGTGACCCATGAGACCTCCGCTATAAAACGGGAGGCACCGGACGGATCATCAGAAACAAGCCCAGAGAATGTGACCGTGAATTCAGACTGGGGGAATGTCTGCAGGATCCCGTGCAAATCACAAAGGCAGCCGAGAAGCACTCTAGGGGCTGAGGCTGAACAATCCAGCTTTGGCAACATAGAGAATTTTGCACTTTTCCAAGAACACCTGAAGAGAGAAATGCCATACGTGTGCCTGGAATACGAAGACAACTTTGCGGATCAGGTTGGCCTGGAACCACACCAGGGAAAGCTCCCACTGGAGGCTCCATTTAACTGGACTGGTTGTGGCAGCGGCTTTGGGCCGATGTCCCTTCTCATGACTCATGAGAAAACCCACATGGGAATGAGGCCGTACATCTGCACGGAATGCAAGAAGGGCTTCAATCACAAACAAGACCTGATACGGCATTACCgtatccacacgggagagagaccctatcaGTGCACTGAATGCGGGAAAAGCTTCGTCCAGAAAACGCACCTTATAACGCACTTCCGAATCCACACGGGCGAGAGGCCGTTTCCATGTACCGAGTGCGGGAAAAACTTCAGGAAGAAAACCCACCTGATGCGGCACCAGAGGACTCACTCGGGAACCCGGCTGTTTCCCTGCTCTGTCTGCCAGAGGAACTTCAGCCACAAGCAAGATCTCGCCAGGCACCAGCAGATCCACACAGGGGAACGGCCGTTCACGTGCACCGAGTGTGGGAAGAACTTCGGCTGGAAGAAGAATCTCATCACCCACCAGCGTATCCACACGGGGGAGCGGCCCTTCAGCTGCGCCaagtgtgggaagagcttcagctGGAAGAAATATCTCATCACGCATCAGAAGACCCATGAGGAGAAGAGACTGTACAACTGCCCTCACTGTGACAGGAGCTTCTGCCAGAAATCCGTGCTCACCACGCACCAGAAGACGCACCTCGAAAGGCGATCCTACACCTGCGCCGTTTGCCAGAGGAGCTTCGGCCACAAGCAGGACCTCATAAGGCACCACCGGATCCACACCGGAGAGAGACCATTCGCCTGCAGCGAatgtgggaagagcttcagccAGAAGACTCACCTGGTGACCCACTTCCGGATCCACACCGGCGAGAGGCCGTTCCTGTGCAGCGAATGCGGGAAAGGGTTCAGCAAGAAAACCCACCTGATGAGGCACCAgcaaatccacacaggggagcggCCCTTCAGCTGCACCCAGTGCGACAAAGGCTTCAGCTGCAAGAAGAACCTCCTCACCCACCAGCTGATCCACTCCGGGGACGTGATCCTCTACGCCTGCGCCGAGTGCGAGAAGAGCTTCACCTGGAAGAAGAACCTCATCACCCACCAGAAGATCCACGCGGGGAAGAAGCCGTTCGTCTGCAccgagtgcgggaagagcttcagccAGAAAACCCACCTGAACACccaccagcgcatccacaccgGAGAGCGGCCCTTCCCCTGCGCCCAATGCGGCAAGGCCTTCAGCCAGAAGTCCATCCTCATCACCCACCAGAAGACCCACCTGGGCAGCCGGCCCTACGCCTGCACGGAGTGCGAGAAGAGATTCAGCCACAAGCAGGACCTGAAGCGACACctgaggatccacacaggagagaggccctacGCGTGCACCGCGTGCGGCAAGAGCTTCAACCAGAGGACGCACCTCATCACGCACTACAGGATCCACACCGGGGAGAGGCCCTTCCCCTGCGACCTCTGTGGGAAGCGCTTCAGCAAGAAAACACACCTCATGAGGCACCAGAGAGTGCACGCCACGGTAAAGCCGCACATGCGCAGACTCAACGTGGGGGCCATCTCCATGGGGAGCCAGATTTCGGTCTCGGTTGGAAGTCCTATCTCGCTTGGGGATGCGCTGAAGGAGGAGACCATATACGTTTACCAGCTGTGAAAGACGAGCAACGCTAGGCGCCTGCCCAACGGAGCTGAGCAAGGAAGGTGCACAGAAGCAGCTTCTTGTAAAATAACCACTCAGAATCCAGATGGGACTGAATGTGAGAAAAGCTTCACAGCGGGGCCACGTGCCCGGACCCAGTACGTAGCAGCAGGTCCAGTCTAACCATCCAGCTCCCGTTCCCACCAGCAAATACGCACGGAGCAGAATCCACGTCTATTTATCAGGCTGAGGTCTGCAGAGAAACGTTAGAGCACCCAGGGACCAGCCTAGCGCTGGGACCCTAGAGGAAAGGTTCGTCTCCTCTCGAAGGTTCATTAGTGGCCTCTCACAAAGAACATGCTTTGGCCCAAATTTGCAGCCAGTTGCCTTAGTTGCACCTGCAGAAGTTGAATGCATCTGTCTGTGCCCCGAAAAGTGCATCAGCCTATACAAGATGAGCAACCGCATGCACAAAGCATGTTTGGGGTGCACACAAACACTATGTGCTCCCAATATTTGCCAGCACAGTTACAGAGTCCCCTGGGAAACACGCCCCTTTGTGTCCTGGGTGTAAGAACGTCCATCACAACGGGACATTTTAACGGTCACAAGACAGTCCACATAGCCATTCACGGGAATCTACGGGGAGGAATAGAAGCTTCACTACTAGGTCCTGCTTCAGTCTGCTCTGCAGATCTGAACCAGGAGAGCAAAGACAGGCTTGCAATGAATGTGTGAAAAGCTCCTATCGATGTTTATATGTAAATCTCCAATGGGATCATCGCAGGAATCAACAAACCACAAAGACTGCACTCAATTGTACAGTAACCCCTGAACACGTGAGAAATGGGGGGACACAGTGACCGGTGTGTAGAACGGTTTCAAAAGAAGAGGAGTAAAGGAATAGCCAAGATACCCTGTTATCTCCTCTGTcagccactccccctgcaccccgtCTCCGCAGGGTGGCAGAGGGCACTGAACGTACGTTGGCAGGAAGCCGTAGTGGGAAAGAGTTTTAACAGAACCATCATTTCTCCTTCTTGAACTGCTCCTGGAAACACTGGCGTGTATTTCAGTGGAGCATCAGCACGTGCTGCAGTGACCGAACCAGGGGCTTTCCGTTCAGCCAGGGGGAATGTCTACCCAGCTCTTCTCTCGTTCGGCTCGCACATCCGCAGGGGAGATTCAGAACTGGGTGCACCAGGAGAATCTGCACCGTCTGCTTCCCCACAGGGACCCAGGGCTGTTACTGCAGGTGTCGGCTCTAGCTGCCAAACCGAGCGTGCTGAGTATCAGACACGCTCCCCCAGTCTAGCCAGGACACACTAACAGGGCTTAAATCTGACCAGAGCAGAGCTCCGGGAAATATTTCCAAGCCCCAGCGCCACCCTGCGGCGTGGAGCCCCCGCCCGCCATatgggactgaagccctgagccccggcgcgcccctttcccacacccctggTGCAGCCGAATCCCAGAGCCCATCACCccgccacagggcagaagccccgagctcaCCCCGCCAgcccagcggctggagccctgagcctcccctccagcccactgggccctggagtttttatagcatggtgggggagggcgtGGGGGGCTCCGGGAAATAATCTATGAGAAGTTAAGTTCTGCCCACTAATACTACAGCCTCTGCAACAGGGGAGAGCAGAGACTTTGGTGCCTAACCTACAGCACGACGACTTGTTCATCCACAGAAGCAGAGAATGATCTAAAGTCGCATTCAGTGTCCTGCATAAAGTACAGGTCCATTGGCGTGACAGTGATGGTACGACTGATGTTACTGCACTTACCTCTCCCGGGCGGTCTAGGGGCCAGAGTCTGAGCTGTCCAGCGTCTAGGGGCTTGTCTCTTCTCCCCCCATCGCTGTAGTATTTGAATCCCTCCAAGTAAAACCAACCCCCCTTTTGCCGCCATTGGAGgggtttaagagcaggttggacaaacacctgtcagggatggtctagataatacttagtcctgctgtgagtgccggggactggactaggtgacctctcgaggtccctcccagtcctgtgattctatttCTTTCTTCCAAGAAGCAAGTTtggtggacacacacacacaccgtggaGTAAATAAAGAACATGGATTTAATTTTGTGCAAAGGTAATATACATGGGGAAAAGTGACTGTAGAGCAGGGgtgctcaaactgggggttgggaccccttggagtcatgaggttattatgtgggggggtcatagaatatcagggatggaagggacctcagggagtcatctagtccaaccccctgctcaaagcaagatgaatccccaacttttttttttttttttttaatcccagatccctaaatggcccactcaaggattgaactcataaccctgggtttaggaggtcaatgctcaaaccactgagctattcctcccccatcTTGTGTCagaggctgactttcaatagatcgcagcgaggtagctgctctgctacgcacgaaaccctgacccagaatcaagtcgtctacgaatgatttagcaccaggttccccacgaacatgcggtgcgcaacgggtgagaggcggctcccttctgtccgcactccggtcccgacacgaatggctctcctcaccgagccctaccccccggaggggggggccggctatccggggccaaccgaggctccacggcgctgccgtatcgttacgtttaggggcgttcagtcataatcccacagatggtcgcttcgccccattggctcctcagccaagcacatacaccaaatgtctgaacctgcggttcctctcgtacggagcaggattactattgcaacaacacatcatcagtagggtaaaactaacctgccagcctccacccaaaccccgctttgatccagcatttataatggtgttaaatagatttaaaagtgttttgaatTGATAAGGGGGGGTGGCTCTCAGACACTCGCTGTGTGATAGGGTTacccagtacaaacgtttgagaccCACAGCTGTGGAGCACCAGTGAGCTCAGCAAATACCTGCCTTGGTTTCTAAAGGCGGCGCCGAGTGAAAAGGCAGGAAATCCCCTTCTGTTCCTACCTGTTGTAACAGTCACCGACGAGCTTCACGTACCACGCTGAACCTGCAGCACCAGGGGCTGGAATTTGCTGCTCATTGTAATTGGAGCGAATTTGATCTGGaccccactgaggtcagtgcgctcttcccccccccccccccccgagcatacactcactgtcacggagtattgggggactcagggccctgcacccccggcttcctgcgattcaccatgactctcagccagccagtaaagcagaaggtttatttggatgacaggaatacagtccaagacaggtcttgcaggcacagacaacagggaccccctcagttaggtccagcttggggtcccagggcatcccagcccacccccctttggggggtcagagccatctctgcctcccagccatctctccagcctgcttccagccctctgcttcccttcagcgacccctcccacacctttgttcagtttcccgggccccggagtcacctggcctccaaccccttcctgggttctcatgttacaagctcaggtattcgccttcgggcagactcccatcccccgatgcagaccatcctagtcacactcccctgtcagcattcacacaccccagcaagaacagtcccagttcgtcacatctctcccccctccgagaccgaactgagcagggtcactttagccagtgacctggggaagttcgaacctacccccgttcccatggatgcccccgcatccctcccattccttggtgggaattacaccaggcccctccagtttcacgcccccccttaggtcgggggtgcttgatggcactcgcagttcgcatgtgggaaggtttatgcagcctgtgccctttttccacccccatacctctggggctccaactgggctgtggtcttctcccagcgctccagtctggaggtctgtgctttgggctctcttggtttagagccgcccttttaaccttggccaccctccggaaaggctcctctatgctgggcaagggtcctaaagctgttttccccttgtcccaggccttcctccccctctgacaggggtcacaggatccgcagtactgtcagacagtaacaaagaccccaggccagtaaaagctccgtagcagcctctgctgggtacgccaggttccctggtgccctgagaggggaatgtcatgggcccggcacagcagctggcggcgatacttctggggtaccaccagttgcctcctgatcccccctgactccattttccctgggggagcccattctcggtacaggaaccccttctcccacaggaaccttttccggccacctcgtcccatggtctgtaccgcattgaggtcggccaggtcccttatcttccgcaaggagggatctctctgcaactcggcctggaactcagcagctgggacagggatggccacctgctctttctcgcccgctgggtctgaagctgcagcctccctgagccgtgtccctgggcgctccctccccaccaggttagggtcctgcgcctcaggcaaggcaccccccccaaggccagggcgcagtgcccctcaccggctctgactgcgggtcacaaccagtgccttttgggggttgcttggccagttctccaggtccccccccatcaatacctcagtgggcaaatacgggtgtacccccacatccctggggccctccttggccccccacttcaggtgtacccttgccacgggcactttgactggtgttccgcccaccccgtcagggtcaggtaggtgttgggcatcacctgatctggggccaccacctcgggccgggccagcgtcacctctgcgcccgtatcccagtatccattgaccttcctcccatccacctccaggggaacaaggtactctctccggagggacagccccgcgcccaccgtataaaccaaaaaccctgagtccgg carries:
- the LOC128830927 gene encoding zinc finger protein 271-like isoform X1, which encodes MAEEISAQSLVTFEDVSVYFSPEEWEILEEWQRVLYRDVMRDNYELLISMAGHSVMKRDLPPRTERGEEPPRSREWSDAEEKGTPQSCFSDDENFTIKSEPPDPLPERSEENLSMSPDWRNTYKIQRKPQRQQMYHAGAKHEKVTIKLEPSESPSEKSEEDLSTSSDIYRIQCKPERQQMNPTGAENENLTVKLDSPELSPEQSKYTVLESSDWDSTFRIPCKSGRQPVSPIEVTHETSAIKREAPDGSSETSPENVTVNSDWGNVCRIPCKSQRQPRSTLGAEAEQSSFGNIENFALFQEHLKREMPYVCLEYEDNFADQVGLEPHQGKLPLEAPFNWTGCGSGFGPMSLLMTHEKTHMGMRPYICTECKKGFNHKQDLIRHYRIHTGERPYQCTECGKSFVQKTHLITHFRIHTGERPFPCTECGKNFRKKTHLMRHQRTHSGTRLFPCSVCQRNFSHKQDLARHQQIHTGERPFTCTECGKNFGWKKNLITHQRIHTGERPFSCAKCGKSFSWKKYLITHQKTHEEKRLYNCPHCDRSFCQKSVLTTHQKTHLERRSYTCAVCQRSFGHKQDLIRHHRIHTGERPFACSECGKSFSQKTHLVTHFRIHTGERPFLCSECGKGFSKKTHLMRHQQIHTGERPFSCTQCDKGFSCKKNLLTHQLIHSGDVILYACAECEKSFTWKKNLITHQKIHAGKKPFVCTECGKSFSQKTHLNTHQRIHTGERPFPCAQCGKAFSQKSILITHQKTHLGSRPYACTECEKRFSHKQDLKRHLRIHTGERPYACTACGKSFNQRTHLITHYRIHTGERPFPCDLCGKRFSKKTHLMRHQRVHATVKPHMRRLNVGAISMGSQISVSVGSPISLGDALKEETIYVYQL
- the LOC128830927 gene encoding oocyte zinc finger protein XlCOF6-like isoform X3: MAVSATPWTGHSVMKRDLPPRTERGEEPPRSREWSDAEEKGTPQSCFSDDENFTIKSEPPDPLPERSEENLSMSPDWRNTYKIQRKPQRQQMYHAGAKHEKVTIKLEPSESPSEKSEEDLSTSSDIYRIQCKPERQQMNPTGAENENLTVKLDSPELSPEQSKYTVLESSDWDSTFRIPCKSGRQPVSPIEVTHETSAIKREAPDGSSETSPENVTVNSDWGNVCRIPCKSQRQPRSTLGAEAEQSSFGNIENFALFQEHLKREMPYVCLEYEDNFADQVGLEPHQGKLPLEAPFNWTGCGSGFGPMSLLMTHEKTHMGMRPYICTECKKGFNHKQDLIRHYRIHTGERPYQCTECGKSFVQKTHLITHFRIHTGERPFPCTECGKNFRKKTHLMRHQRTHSGTRLFPCSVCQRNFSHKQDLARHQQIHTGERPFTCTECGKNFGWKKNLITHQRIHTGERPFSCAKCGKSFSWKKYLITHQKTHEEKRLYNCPHCDRSFCQKSVLTTHQKTHLERRSYTCAVCQRSFGHKQDLIRHHRIHTGERPFACSECGKSFSQKTHLVTHFRIHTGERPFLCSECGKGFSKKTHLMRHQQIHTGERPFSCTQCDKGFSCKKNLLTHQLIHSGDVILYACAECEKSFTWKKNLITHQKIHAGKKPFVCTECGKSFSQKTHLNTHQRIHTGERPFPCAQCGKAFSQKSILITHQKTHLGSRPYACTECEKRFSHKQDLKRHLRIHTGERPYACTACGKSFNQRTHLITHYRIHTGERPFPCDLCGKRFSKKTHLMRHQRVHATVKPHMRRLNVGAISMGSQISVSVGSPISLGDALKEETIYVYQL